caatgatgaaaatattggtaatcatggatatatcggtacttcgattttacggatgaATTGGATATAttggcggatattttggaaaaaaatatcgataggcctaaaattgatcaaaatttataaaaatataaaaaaaaacttcataaaaatgtaattagaattataatgatattttaaacttttttattaaataatttaatatatgtataatatgatttatcatatttgataataatatcatatgcaacgataaaaatatgaattttataagtgtacatttattattaaattacatcaaatattatttcataataatattatgatatttgattataatatatttaattttaaaatatattaatattaaaattatgatatatttaattcaattgtatcaaatgatataaaataaattgtgatatatgtataatttttaaatatttaattaatctattaatgatattaaaaataccatgaagaaaattataatgataatttttgtatttttggtcatcaattaaaataaattttttcatttaattataaaataattataattaattttctctttaaaatattattttaatattttctttaaaatatatatatatatgtttagtgCATAATATTTAACAAGGGGCAAGCTTGGCCTAATGATAAGTAAGCTGAACCCTAAACCAAAAAGGCATTTTGAGGCGACTATAACGTGTTTGACCTCGTTGACCCATGTTAATCATCCGATATATCAGGAAAAATCGATGATTTATCGCCATATCGCTAATATATTGCAAGATATCGTCAATTTTTAGGGATTTTTCCCGAAATTTTACCAAAACGATATcttgatattttcttccatgcaTGATTCAACCCTAATTTGTTTTATGTTTAGTGACACCTAACAATAAAATAGGTAGCTTTATAACAAGAATTGTTGTTATTGAAGTAAATGATATGACTTGAGATGCCAAACGAAGGTTGTTGGGTAGTGCCTCTTTTGAGTGCCAATACCCATTCAACAATAATTCTTTATGTAACAAACCCACTTCATTATCTAAGTGCCTAGAGCCTAGTGCCCTATATGATTCTAATGAGAAAATTTATGGTTTCCATGGTTTGCCAATAAAGAATATGTGGTACTTCCCTATAGAAAAAACCCAACTCATTGTGATGTTATGAAAAGTCATAGAATTGTGTATTAATATGTGGTGATAAAGCTTTTAGTAATAAAGGGTTGCCTTTTTCTATAGGGAACAATGCCCTACCTTCCATGTAAAAAGATTGGATTCTTTATTCTAGATTTCATGTGATTTGCTTGTTGGTTGACTAACCAAATTCAGATGGAAATAGAttgaattaaattgaatttatcataTGAATTATGTTGTGATAGTTTGATCTTCAAATTGGTTGGAtctgaaatattttattaaagtcaGTATCGtaccaataataaaataattgaagatcATCGATAATGAAATAACTGAAATTCATGATGTAATCGTTTTAgttgataatataatattttaaaaaaccatttttaagtCATGGGATTGACcgatgaaattaataaaaaccgAAAAACCATAAGATGAGTGTTCAAATCCAAAACCCTAACTACAATCCAACcctaattcaaaatttgaagaaaaatggagATAATCATAAAACTAGGATTGACACAAATCCTAACATCACAAAAGCCTTGATCTTCCCAAAGGCTAAACTTGAGGGCCCACTAGTCCAAAAGAGCAAGTAGCAATAATCAATGTAATTATAAAGTGGGAGGGGAAAGGGCAAGTGCCCTAAATATGAGGTATAAGAAAAATTTACAAGTGAGTGTATTTCTTTACATGATTCACAACCCTCATAATAGCCTAACCAAGACATCTTTTTCTCTCTTATCCAACTTGTCCCTTCTATCCTTGTACAACAATTCTTCCACTTGAGGATGCCTCCCCcacaaatttctattttctaatcAATTACAACCATCTTATCTTCCTTTTTTCTCCCTCACTTTCTCTAACTTTCTAGGAGTTGACAATATCCAAACACATTCCATGCCCCACTCCACACCCACCCACCCAACTTGTCATGCAAAATTTCCTCCTTTGTCCCTTTAATAATGGAAAAACCTAATTTATGTAAAGCTCCCacacattttttaatatgaatttttacTAGGGAGTCACTCGTTTGAAACCCATTTCATATTCAATGACCCAAATGACCCTTTTGCAAGAATCATGCTCATTTACTTGTTTTATATTGGGGCAGGTTGAACTTCACCTGCCCCCCTTTATAATACAGCCCTACAATAGGCTCCAAAACTGGGGGAGGTTTTGGGTTGTGCCCTAACTTAATTACCAAGGCATTAAGCCATGGGTCCCTTTGTTTTAGATCATAAATGAGCCAACAAATGGgtatttttgcttttaatttgTGTCTCCAAATGTCTAACGAACAACTAATTATACtaagaaatttttattcatcttgagcaatgttttcattttgttttctatttttaaattggtATTTTTGAGGTAAAATTAACAAGGATTTCGTATTTTCACGAAGGTAttcaacatatttttatttatttaacttgatttatttttatatcattaaaaattgagaatatgttttagtgaaattatataaaaatatatattattaggtGAGGAtaaattgatattatttataataattcacatcaaattatataaatattgtttgttttgaatGTAAAGAGGTTCTCACGATTTTAAAATACgtttataagattaaaaggagttctataattaaaaactttattttttattcgaTGTGAGTTAGTTTTTATTCGATACGATATCATAAATACTCATTATGTAGACACAATATCTTTATTGTATTacataaaattatgaaataaaacaaataaacatatttgGTCCAAAACCTTGGAGATGGATTCTAAATTTGAACAAACTATAAtctataaaaatagatttttttttccaaaataaatttattggaATTCAATTTGGTGCGTTATCAAATGTTTGGACCCTCCATTTAATTTTCCATTcgaaattagtaaaaaaaaaaaaaatagagatgaCCAGCctgttttactttatttttctttcgttattaaatttaaaaatattgccAAATTCCTTTCAATccaattgaatttttaaatattaattatgatattaaaattacaacttTACCCTCTCCCCCTAAAAGGCCTTCATGCCCAAACACCACCCTGTCATTTCAACAACTTGGAGTCtggaaattaattatttattcaaatttacatcTTTACCCTCACCCACGAACTCTCGAGCTTCAAAATTACTCTGTAAGTCCAAGCATAATGGTGAGCATTTTTGGAACTTTTCGAATATGGGCCTGACATTGAATTTCTCGTTGCCAGTTCCAAGATATTTGTAGAAGAAAGGTGTAATTATGTTGGGAGAATAGGGGCGCTATGGTGAATTTATAAAGGGCTGTTTGGTAAATCCATCTCTCCCCACCATTGTGAGTGGAGTGGTCTCTTCATTTTAAACTCACCTCCATTGcagtctttttctttctctgctTTTTGTcattctagagagagaaacaacTCTTGCTTGcaatctagagagagaaggTAGGGGAGACGGAGAGATGGTGGATGACTTCATGGTGTGTGTGGATAGGATCATAGCATCAGCATGCTTTGAATCAGTGAATGGAGGAGGTGGAGGAGTGAGAGGTGAAGGGAGTGAGAATGTGTGTGCTGTTACTAACAGTGGAGGAgcaggaggaggaggagagtgGTGTTCAAAGAAGGAGGGAGGGATGGTCAAAGGTGGTGGGGTTGTGGTTGAGTGTAGGATATGccaggaagaagatgaagagcATGCAATGGAGGCCCCTTGTGCCTGCAATGGCACTCTCAAGGTATTCACCTTTTCTCCGGAAAATTTGTGTTTTGCCTTCATTTTTGTTGGTTTTGACATATGGGTATTTGCGGGTTTGAGCATTTTCTGATTCATTtgcctttattttttgttctatggTACTTTGAAGGATGTGACTTTTGCTCTGAGAAATTGTGTTTTGGATCATTTTTGTTGGTTTTAGCAGCTCGGTATTTTTGGGTTGGAGCATTTTCTGATTCTTTTGCTTTGTTTGCATTCTAATGAAAATCTCAAGGTCTTGACCTTTTCTATGagaaattagaaaattgttttttttttttggttttaacttCTGGGTAGTCTGTGGCTATGAACGTTTTCTGATTCTTTTGCGTTGTCTTTGTCTAATGTTACTCTCTGGGacttaactttttttctttgactCCACTGAAAAAATTGtgggtttgatcatttttttattattttgcttCGTTTTTGTCCTGGTAGCACTCTTAAGGCCTTACTTGTTTTCCTTAACTTTGGTGAAAGATGGCGTTTTAGCTTCATTTTTTTGATGGTTTTGGCATCTGGGTACTGGCGGATTCATGCATTTGCTTGAttcttttgctttgtttttgttctttctcATGGTACTTTGAAGGTAATGATTTTTcctgatattttattttcttaaacatCACTTCTCTTCACATTATTCTGTGGGTGTGCTTTGAATTGCCTAGTGTTCTTCATCAATAATTGCTTTCTTTTCTTGGGTATTGACATGTGGGCATTTGGTTTTGTGAGTACTAAGTGTTTTCATTCAACATTTGACTCTGTCTCTCATGGCACTTTGAAGGCATTGACTTTTCTGGGTTATGCCTGAAACATCACTTCTTTTCACATGTTTCTCTGGGCTTGCTTGTAAAATACATTTGTTTTCTAAATCTAAATCTTCTGTGTTCTTTTCGTTTTTTTCTTCCCTGGGCTGATTTGACTCATGGATATTTGATCTTGTGAGCATTTATTGATTCTGTGATTCTGTTGTTATCTTTTAccgaatctctctctctctctctccccccttGTTTGGctgtcattattttttttttcttatattttttttgaattaatctATTAAGTGATCTAAATGTTTATTTAAgtgattttctctttttaacattagtttggttgttgagaaacagaggaaacaaAGGAAATTTTCAGTTTTACGTTTatgttctttgaaaaaaaaaaaagaagaagaagaaaaatccaTTAATGGGTTACGGTTGCATTAGGCACAATTGAGTTAACATTCAGAATATTAGTTTTGTCtactttcttgcattttctcgGCAATCAAATGTTATTTCAAGAATGTTATTTCAAGAATGTGAgttgtttgtaattttatttatatcctgTTCTCGGTGTTCTTTGTGAGGTGTTTACTCATGGTTCTAACTCCATTTGGGTTATCAATTCTGTAGTTCAAATATCAGTATTTAACCTTGTTGCACCAAGTTCAATTCAATATCAATTCAATACACTAATTAGAAAACCTGAACAAGTTTTGGAAGATCCATTTGGCATGTGCTGTTCATATCATTCCCTCCATTCCCAAACAAGTTATGAAACAGGGAATTCTGCATTATGATCTAGTGTTTGTGTGTTTTGCTGATCCTTCAGGTTCCTAGAATTTCCAGCTAGTTTGGGACTTGTGAATCatagattgatttttttgggTTTGGCATGTAGTTTGCTCATAGGAAGTGCATTCAGAGATGGTGCAACAAGAAAGGCGACACCACCTGTGAAATCTGCAATCAGGTTATAGTTTTTCTTCCACATtgaatttatcatatatatagatataatttGAAGAATAATGGGTCagttttttctgttcttttagGTATTTTCACCGAATTATTCTCTTCCACCAGGCAGAAGCAATCCTGATGTAATGGCGATTGATATCAGGTAACCTCCAGCTCAAACCATGCATTTAGTACAAAGCTCAGGTATGCAAATGCATTCTTTTTTAAAGATCCGTGCTTTATAAGTTCCTATCATATTCCATTCTTTAATCTTCTTTACATTTTCTCAAATAAACCACTGCTTTTTAAGGAGACAGACAAAAAGTCAGgaagttataaaaattttacaGCAATTCAAACCACAAATAGTTCAAGTGTTGAAGGAAGAGGAGCAGGAAAGGCTATAATTGCTTGTTTGGATGGCCCGGAAAACATTTCTATGTGACTGCTCTTTAACAATAATTAGATCAATAGCATCAAATGTTGGTCCTTTTTTTGCTTAATGTACATAATGAGATAGTAGAAAAGTGTAAGACGAGAAATACGGATGGTAAGGCCAGTTAAATTGATTTCACCCTTCTTGTGTTCTCGCTTGCCTGGCTTACAAACTGCAACCCTTTTTAGTCAAGGTGGAGGTTTAACAAATGCCTTTTCTGAATTCCTTAAGCAATTTCACAAATTGCATTCTTCACATTGTTCAAGAATAATCTCCTTTTTTGCCATCTTTTTCTTCAAATGCATGTTGCATTATCTATTGATTTAGTAACACTTAAATTTACTCACTGGAGTAGAATTTAAGGGTTCCAACCATTCAGTTGCCTCTGCTGCTGCTGCTTGTTGGAAGTTTTGGCACCCACCATTTGATAGGTCTCTTGAGAGAAAAACAAGCCTAGGCACACTGCCATTGTTGAGATAATCAAAGGGTTGGTTTCTAGGTATAGCATATGGTTAGAAGGTCATGGCTGTCAATTGAATTAGTTTTTGAATTGAGATACTTGCTTTATTGGGATTTTCTTTTGGGTGGTTTCATTCATCAATGATGCAATTTGTAGATACGAGCCCTACTAATATCATGATTTAGAACAATCTCACTTACCAAAAGGGTCATTAGGTCTGATAATAAATTCCAAACTGTTGTCTTAGACTTTTAGTTGGCAGCTAAGCTGAATTGAAGTTTCGGTTGTTCAACCAATTTCTATGTCGTTAAAGGGCAAAAACGTAAATAGCAAGTAGCTAAGGAACACAAACACATAGAAATTCTCTCTTGGTATTATTACAAACCCTCATGGGTGAAGGAATGGAAGAGCCAGCTAGGAGTGCTTTTGTCAGTATTGATCTGATGGGATTGTCTTGGATCATAGTCACTTGGGCATAGGACATGGTCTGTGGGTATTCCTGGTACGATAAAACACAGAATTGGTTTTTCTGGACTGATGTTTTCACATTATTTCACTACCAATGATGGCTTTAACATTATTAGAAACCTCATAGGCAAAATAACAAAAGGGCCACCTTGGTGTCCTCACTTGTTGAAACTGAGGCACAGGACATGGACATGATGATCAGTGTTTATGCCCCACATTCTGAagaggtttttatttattttttgtttttctatagttttttctcattttaactTCTGAAGAACTCCAGGTTATGTTTTGTATCGAAGattctaaaaaatttgaagtccTAAATGTCTATGTGTATTCTCCTTTCTGCTAATCAGACAAGCATGGGGGCCCCATATTGATCTCCGGGATCCTCATTTTCTAGCGCTAGCTGCTGCTGAACGTCAGCTACTGCAGTCAGAATACGAAGACTATGCTGTTGCAAACACTGGTAGCATTGCCTGCCTCCGGTCCGTTGCTCTCATTGTAAGCACTGCCCACTCTTATTTCCTCCAAATTGTTGTCTGTATCTTCTTTAGAAGCTAATGTTTGGTGGTTATCTGAACAGTTGTTGATAGTTTTGCTTATACGGCAAGCTCTGATGGTCACAAGAGACTCTGGGATGGTTCAGGAATCATCGATATTCTTCAATGTAAGAACAACATAATGCCATTGAACTTGTTGCTCGTATTTACACACTTGCAGACACAAATAACACGGAGCATAGTCCGGTTCTGATGAAAGTAGACTTTGCATATGTTATGAGATTAGCCTACATATCACTTAGGATGAGAAGTGTCTGAAGTCTTATTTATAGTGGACTCCTCTTCACTATGTGGATATATTTGAATGTCATGCGGGCTTTGAGATCAAAGTAGACAATATCTATATAAGAGGAAAAATGGGTCTTTACATATCTACTCTTATCTGAACAAATTCTTTACTTTTCAGTTTCAGATATCGCTGCTTCAATTTGCTGGTTTTCTTCTCCCATGCTACGTGATGGCCCGATCATGGTACATTATACAGTGTCGAAGGAGGCGGCAGGTAACTCCATCATGAAAACGTCAATAATATTAACTTAATAATTGCCATGTgacaaaatcaattaatcaaatttgtttttctaGGGTTAACTGAAGAATGAAAGACACTGATGCTGCCATTCTCCAATGGTTCTTCCCAATGCATCTTCACAGGCAAACCCTTCTGTATATTGCATTTTCCTTAAGCTATGTACAAGGCACCCAAGAAGTGCCAAAAagattcaacaaccaaagcccTAGTAGCTTAACCTTGAAGCTACTCAAGAActcaacaagaagaaaatgtaaataaGAATGTTGAGTTCAGTAGGGTTTTTGTTATATCTTGCTGTGTGGTGTGAGGtatgatttgaaaaaattggttGGCCCCAATGGGGAAATGGGTCTTGATCTCTTGTTTCAAATGAAGGTTGTTCAACACTTTGAAAGAGCCACAAGGGCTTCAAAATAGGCCCATTGTTCAGTTgtctttctttgaaaatttgttcTTCTGATCACATTGGGAAGTGATTTGATTTCTATTCAAAGTATTGTGAAGTAAAATTGGTTAGGTTTGGAGCTTTGTAAACCCAAGTTCAATACGAATTATTAAGAATTCAATCCTAATGGATAGTTCAGTTGGTTCAGCCTTGGGTTTGCTTTTGGTCACTAATTCTAATTCCTTTAGGGCTATTGGAGGTTTAATTAGTCATTAACTTTAGGGTCTCGTAGGATTAGTCGAGGTGTGTGTAAGGTTTGACCATCAAATCGGATGGATTGTCTAGTTTTTTAAGAAATGATTATATTTGATACATTAActcaagataataataaaaaataaatcttttcatattttttaaaacgtaaaatagtatataatataattaaatttgacattttcgaaaaaaatatatataatgttttgaAAATCGGACTCATTGGTACTGACGTTAAATTACTTGGGCTGGTTGGACCATCAAATTGGACGGACCGTCTAATTTCCTAAGGGAAAAGGCCCAAAGCCCATTAAAAGCCGAAACCGGTTGAGCGAGGCCTTA
This region of Vitis vinifera cultivar Pinot Noir 40024 chromosome 5, ASM3070453v1 genomic DNA includes:
- the LOC100254146 gene encoding uncharacterized protein LOC100254146; its protein translation is MVDDFMVCVDRIIASACFESVNGGGGGVRGEGSENVCAVTNSGGAGGGGEWCSKKEGGMVKGGGVVVECRICQEEDEEHAMEAPCACNGTLKFAHRKCIQRWCNKKGDTTCEICNQVFSPNYSLPPGRSNPDVMAIDIRQAWGPHIDLRDPHFLALAAAERQLLQSEYEDYAVANTGSIACLRSVALILLIVLLIRQALMVTRDSGMVQESSIFFNFQISLLQFAGFLLPCYVMARSWYIIQCRRRRQG